Proteins encoded by one window of Anopheles maculipalpis chromosome 2RL, idAnoMacuDA_375_x, whole genome shotgun sequence:
- the LOC126558908 gene encoding uncharacterized protein LOC126558908, whose translation MCNRTIIAELLLVVALATSALGAAGGCSWRASSSWFGGEICILQKVYDDCQETADFTECLKQKALTSISRAIDLDSIQLVDGVTLVKQKNVSANEKSESAILGLSDARSMEGLGETDKALVQKIDKFLKTHTISFDLSEARGSGNKKNGSRYVIAALLTAMGIAGPIGLKTLGAIAFKALVISKVALTIASIMALKKIFKADHHEETSFQVHTGHDNRRATYFVRPVRANDPYRYYYEQPAH comes from the exons ATGTGCAACCGAACCATCATTGCGGAGCTCCTGCTCGTGGTCGCCCTGGCAACATCCGCCCTTGGTGCTGCAGGAGGCTGCTCGTGGCgtgccagcagcagctggtTCGGAGGAGAGATCTGCATCCTGCAGAAGGTCTACGACGATTGCCAGGAGACAGCGGACTTTACCGAGTGTCTCAAGCAGAAAGCACTGACCTCCATCTCCCGAGCGATCGATCTG GATTCCATCCAACTGGTCGATGGAGTGACTCTTGTCAAGCAGAAGAACGTGTCCGCGAATGAAAAATCGGAAAGCGCCATCCTCGGACTATCCGATGCTCGTTCGATGGAAGGTCTCGGCGAAACGGATAAGGCTCTCGTGCAGAAGATTGACAAGTTCCTCAAGACCCACACCATCAGCTTCGATCTGTCCGAAGCGCGAGGAAGTGGTAACAAGAAGAACGGCAGCCGGTACGTCATCGCTGCCCTCCTGACCGCCATGGGTATTGCTGGACCGATCGGTCTCAAGACGCTCGGAGCCATCGCATTCAAGGCCCTGGTCATCAGCAAGGTCGCTCTAACCATTGCCAGTATCATGGCGCTCAAGAAGATCTTCAAGGCTGACCATCACGAGGAAACCAGCTTCCAGGTGCACACTGGCCATGATAACCGTCGTGCCACCTATTTTGTGCGTCCGGTGCGGGCAAACGACCCTTACCGGTACTACTACGAACAGCCAGCCCACTAA